Proteins from a genomic interval of Quercus lobata isolate SW786 chromosome 11, ValleyOak3.0 Primary Assembly, whole genome shotgun sequence:
- the LOC115967325 gene encoding transcription factor GTE5, chloroplastic-like — MALGALGDDEARDKKRPWEDGDKLYSRKTPKKPKNSHNVPKTKPKTQTLTLTEDNNYSTSPPRDASDDDSSSHVGNVFRQISLNSIRKSEVRELKRKLATELDQVRGFIKKLQAKEQEQEKEKPNHDQRRTVPNAPNPNNVKKKMKKVKSNGGSVVELDWHSSPVFKTCSDLLTKLMKHKFGWVFNKPVDVKGLGLHDYHTIVKHPMDLGTVKTRLDKNWYKS, encoded by the coding sequence ATGGCTTTAGGTGCATTGGGCGATGACGAAGCCAGAGACAAGAAGCGTCCTTGGGAGGATGGCGACAAGCTCTATTCCCGAAAAACCCCTAAGAAGCCCAAGAATTCCCACAATGtccccaaaaccaaacccaaaacccaaaccctaaccctaaccgAAGATAACAACTACTCCACTTCCCCGCCTCGTGATGCTTCCGACGACGACTCGTCCAGCCACGTTGGGAATGTCTTCCGCCAGATTTCCTTAAATTCGATAAGGAAGAGTGAGGTTAGAGAGCTTAAGAGGAAGCTAGCCACTGAGCTAGACCAAGTTAGAGGCTTTATCAAGAAGCTTCAAGCTAAGGAGCAGGAGCAGGAGAAGGAGAAGCCCAATCATGATCAGCGAAGGACCGTTCCTAACGCACCGAATCCCAATAAtgtaaagaagaagatgaagaaggtgAAATCCAATGGGGGAAGTGTTGTTGAATTGGATTGGCATTCGAGTCCTGTGTTTAAGACCTGTAGTGATTTGCTAACGAAATTGATGAAGCATAAGTTTGGTTGGGTGTTTAACAAGCCAGTGGATGTGAAGGGTTTGGGGCTTCATGATTACCATACTATTGTAAAGCATCCAATGGATTTGGGAACAGTGAAGACTAGGCTTGATAAGAATTGGTATAAATCTTAA